The genomic window tttgctaagctcatgcaggggagttcgagatgaacatgatgggagaacttacattcttcctcggactccaaatcaaataaataaaagaagaaatttccattacctaaagcaagtatacaagaaaactactcaaaagatttggaatggagaactcctaagcaattggtacacccatgagcctatcatgtaagcttgataaggatgaaggaggtaaaaatatagatttaaaattttataaaggcatgattgattctctattgtatttaactactaatagactagatattatatttagtgtttatctttgtgctcactttcaatcaaatttgaaagaattttacttgaatgcagttaaaagaattcttagatatttaaatggtacacaaactctaagactatgatattctaaggactcatcaattgacttgataggatattcagatgccgattttactggatatagattagatagaaaaagtactagtggaacttgccaatttcttggagttaatttaatctcttggtttagcaagaagcaaaactcggtagcactatctacgatcgagaccgaatacattgccgtcaaaagttgttgtgctcaaatcttatgaattaaacaacaacttgaagactttgacatcaaactcaatgaaactctcataagatgtgatagcatcagtgctataaatctaactaaaaattcaattcagcattctagatcaaaacatattgaaattagacatcatttcataagagaacatgtccaaaataaagatataattcttgaatatgtttgtactaaaaaataattgtctgacatctttaccaaggccttaagtgaagatacattttgtgaaattaagagagaactaggaatccttgatccatcaacttaagtatctcttcgatttcaaattcttaatgccaaaaatttattgaaccaaatctattgagctcaattctcatttttcttaagagctcaaaagctcaaaactattattcacatgatcaatatttgggtaaacatccttctctcagagtttcaaatttttttgaaattatcccatcattcttttgaatttttctgtgccatgagtcaacccccagggtcgaccctagggtaatcttgcaattttgtcaaaacccttcgggcgctctcttcttattgggaatttttccttgagctgactcagcccttcatcttcttcctcccactgaACCAAAagatctccatctcttctccctcaaaccaaagatttctctcaaatatctcctcccaccgattttcactcttcaaattgcccatttaggaaccaagttcttttcctcttccttcttcatttggggcggttcaagcttgccctagactctacctgGCTTCTCCAAATCGATACATCACCCATCCAAAATCTTTGTCTTTTTACTagaatctttttctctctccctcacatttagtctccaaagctttgtgcaagtccttcttgtgcaaatggctcccaaaatgaagcttctatagaggagaaaatctgttcacgggttggaagagagtgtgcatagaaagagattagcagccgagccctctcctgctccagtcCCTGCTCCAGGTCCTACTTCAGCTTCCAttcagtccccaatcagcccaagcaaggtacctctctctgatcgaaaaatgGAATccgaaaaaatattgatttcaagttttttgaaaaagaatggTTCACTactggatcgaagattaagtatcaaggataaaaattttactactctttaaagaaaaatacttatgtcgatctagtcagagaattttacttaaatttgagctatagcaatggaacagtgaaatctacagtaaaaggtattgatgttattcttgatccagtacatttgaGACAGATATTACATTTGCCttatgaaggctataccaatatggagctctttattaaaaaaaagaaattaatgttatcttagggagaacttatactagaagtctaaataaattggaagcaaaaattctttctattgagataaggctgttacatcacttggtaaccaaactgtttgtccctaggagtggtagacacgaccttctatctgatagggatatttgtattatgtaccatgtgatcacacagatccccctgaaccttccagcattgatgtttgaggccatgagagagaccctgaacaggtccaaggctcacttgccttttggtatggcactcaccttagtttttaggaggttcgaagttagttttgagggggaggcagttgctagactatccccTTCTGACACCATNNNNNNNNNNNNNNNNNNNNNNNNNNNNNNNNNNNNNNNNNNNNNNNNNNNNNNNNNNNNNNNNNNNNNNNNNNNNNNNNNNNNNNNNNNNNNNNNNNNNTTTCTGTTGAAATGagactgttacatcacttggtaaccaaactgtttgtccctaggagtggtagatacgaccttctatctggtagggacatttacattatgtaccatgtgatcacttaAACCCCCTAAACCTTCCAGCattaatgtttgaggccatgagggaaaccctaaATAGGTCCAAGgttcacttgccttttggtatggcactcatcttAGTTTTTAGAAGATTTGGAGTCatttttgagggggaggcagttgctagactatcccattctgacaccatcaaccgccacacactgcatcgcatgggcttttctaagattgatggtggttggacaaagggtattgaggagagagcaaaggatagagcagaggaggagggaccgtcttcatctcttcgtgatcacagagcatccccagatattcagttcatatctgatcacgaggctggtccttcagagtctgtgaggaggcatgcttcagttctacagtcagagagcagggcacatccttcagagttcagactagcagatgattaGATTGAGAAGATGTCCTAGCAtattgcctccattctatctcagcagtttgccacttcagtctttactcagagatcgacatcccagggtgACTCAAATCAGATTctgattcctcatatttttactattttttagatgcttactgatcagtcggtacgcattgagtagcttgagggatgtattttgagattgacaggcagagtattagacttgcaggggcaagtattagctttagtctatccccagccgcatgaggatgtcacagaggtctcagacctatctgcaaaggcggctagacttcgaggagttttagagagtggctttgacttcttgaggagagagatcaggggctccaatgagaatgcttctactcagttcagtgtcctgatgcagtctgtatggagagccttggatcttttggacaccattagactttttcttattgcacagtccgtagcttctcaggctctagGATCCTATCACCCCTCTACTCGTACTGGTACCTCTATCCATAGTCGAGACAGACGTGGTTGAGGTCatgctcgtggacttgatcctacatctcctcaccctatctctgattcttcagattctgatccctctagccatgacatctattagatctagattagtttgtctcctatgtctaggatctatcttatgggccttgtatttgttggctaattaactcttggatagtttttatctatgacttttgtattttgagttgactcatatgtattgggataccttttgtattcagtcacttttgaatatatatatatatatatgtgtgtgtgtgctttgacttttaatgaatgtctatgaatgtggtcaaattgaattgttttaattatgagatatgaaaaataactcatattagtgctaaaaatactatgaattataatatcttttagatgagcaaattgatatatcctttatgtttgcgatattgagggggagtagagaaataagcaatcaaagaagggggctaaagaagtaaaatatggtatcaaaaagggagagtaaagaaaatatgtcctttttatcatctttcttttttttcctctatccttaaaattccttaagatcttaattgatgctatcaaaaagggagagtaaaaaaaaattatcctttcaagatctcttaaaaggaggagtagagaatcttaattgatgctgtcaaaaagggagagtagagaatcaaaatcgaatttgagcaataagcaataaagaaatgagcaataagtaataaaaaaattagtaataagtaaaattgttaagcaaatgtgtcaaagaaccaaaatcgttagctctttttttatctaattttcaaagcaaatgaacttataagaaaattttaaattgatcttcaaactgcttatgatgcatttcatttaaatacttggctatgatattgaagtgatgcatcttcataaatttgaaatttatattcaatgctttatatatgcattttgctcaagtattttgtcatcatcaaaaagagagagattgttgctccttgaattgattttgatgattacaaagtatttgagggggttactaatgattttagcttgaaaaagatttattgtatttcaggagcaaaatcataattttaccaagttctgattcaaaagcctcaagagcaagaatacaagatttataatctattggaggtaattttaatatttttgaatatgtattttgaaagaaaatcatgtttatatatttgagtcgaccccatgagtcaactcatgacaaaAGGGattgaacggcatgctgaattctttggctggcacactctgtgagtcgaccccatgagtcgacccctgagcatgagtcgatcctatgagtcgacctctactgctgtgttggcaaaaattacagaacagtcattttctgttctgtgccatagaagtcgaccccatgagtcgaccctatgagtcgacccctatgacgaaaaaattccgcaatggctagttttcagctcattttggctgcatttaatgcccatttaatgtgctcgaacggctctatttcagtccagattactcttcaccatcatttgaagttataaaaggcacttaaaggagggaatcagtaaggattttgaaaaggttcttcaagcattcatttcaaccctaagcaagagtcctcttaaaagttcaagaaacttttatttcaagttcaccaacccctcaagagctcattcaagtcttcaaccatcttgaaaaaaattaaaagagctTCGtttttattgtgtaaagtatatttaaagctttatttgctcattaaaggagctacatctgtatttctatgtgattaactgttatactctatttttgagttgattttttattttggaaggattccaaaacgtggaaaggttgatccaaaccttgaatcggattgtattggattggcttgtactcgaaaaataagtgttctagcttgaaatagctagagttggaggtttcgatgttgtattcgatttgaatatagtttagtggatttgaattctcaagtaggagcttggagagtggatgtaggtgcaaagttggcaccgaaccactataaatctttttatttgtactGTGCTTACTtgcttttcttttaaattttcttatcttcttgcattcttacatccaacttctacaccttgcataaattttactctccatatttatcctgctcattgttaaataatcctcatagttgtaagttaattttaaatttttaaaaactcaattcatccccccctcttggattgtatAGCTGgacaataataattattattttatttataatagatttaaaaaaataattataaaataagttttaaaatatttaattataatttttttaaaaaaaataaaaactattagcgatggtattagggATGGCTATGCCGTCAGCCCATtgccaataattttttaaaattttaattaaaaaaataaaaaattattagtgatggtattaacaATGATCAagttgtcgctaataatttttaaaattttaattaaaaaatttaaaaactattagcgatagcaTTGCTGTCGCTAATAGTGGTAATTAGCGACTTGGATATTTTGATTAGCTTTTTAGTGATGGAGAGCCGTCGTTAATAGTATTAGTGATAGTAAaatgactattagtgatggtaaataGCTATCACTAATAGTTAATTTTTTTGTAGTGAGATATCTTTAATTTAGCTCATCTCTTGATCTCTTAGACCTTGTAGCGTTCACTACTTGCTCAATAATATTTACACACGCATCAATATGCACATGGTAGAGACCGTCAATCATAAAGGCACgtccaataattttatttttaaaataaattgaataataatctttattaaaattaaatatgtaatcatCCTGTACTAGCacaaatatagaaatcaaatttctactagctatAGGTACATAAAAATAGTCTCTAAGTTCTAAACTATATCCTTATAGTAATCGTAGAGGATAGGTGCCCACGATCATAGCAACAACTCTTGTCCTATTGCTGACTTGAAGGGTGACTTCACCTTTTCTTAATCCTCTACTTTCTTTTAGATCCTGTattgaagtgcataaatgagcactagaaccagaatctaaaatctaactgaaagaagaaaccataagattagtttTTATAATGAGCAaatcagacataccttcagaaggtgtgtccttcttcttcttcttcaggctTGTCAAGTACGCAGGACAGTTctttctctagtggccttcaatATTGTAATAGAAACACTTATTTTTGTCATCGGCCTTCTTCAGAGCTTCCTTCTTTGGCTTATTCTTAGTCTTGTGCTTCCTTAtaggttttttcttcttcttctaagtaGACTTTCTTTTAAAAGACGAAGCTTGTAAATAGCAAGAACggtgccttttgaactcttcaaggtcccttCAGCTGTTACTAACATGTTGAGTAATTCAGACAAGGTGCTTTCAATCTTATTCTTATGGtagtttacaataaattgaccATATGAATCAGGAATGGACTGCAGGATTAGATCCACCAGCAAATCCTTATGGATGGTCATattgagcttctgaagctccttgaTGTCTTTGATCTTTGTCAAACTATGATCATAGaccgactgtccatcatgcatctttgctTTGAAGAGTCTTCTGGAGATCTCAAAGTGAACTGTGCAACTTTGCTTACCATTCAACTTTTCCAGATGAGTTAGCATGTCCTTGACAGTCTTCATATCTTCACGCTGGTGCTGAAGATCGTTAGACATAGACGTCAAGATGTAGCACTTAATGCGATTATCATCatctatccacttctcaagtatagctcattgattaGTGGATAGATGAGCCGGCAATACAGGAATTTTTTGATCGAGAAGATGGGTCAGCTTCTCAAaactgagaattattctcaggtTCTTGAGCTAGTCTTTATAGTT from Elaeis guineensis isolate ETL-2024a chromosome 9, EG11, whole genome shotgun sequence includes these protein-coding regions:
- the LOC105051612 gene encoding uncharacterized protein, encoding MSNDLQHQREDMKTVKDMLTHLEKLNGKQSCTVHFEISRRLFKAKMHDGQSVYDHSLTKIKDIKELQKLNMTIHKDLLVDLILQSIPDSYGQFIVNYHKNKIESTLSELLNMLVTAEGTLKSSKGTVLAIYKLRLLKESLLRRRRKNL